From the genome of Muricauda sp. SCSIO 64092, one region includes:
- a CDS encoding DNA-methyltransferase, producing MSKSLNKYLNKVIQGDCLVEMKGIPDKSIDMILCDLPYGTTQNKWDSVIDLDKLWKEYYRIIKDNGAIVLTSQGIFTAKLILSNEKHFKYKIVWIKSKATNFLNAKKQPLRKHEDICIFYKKQPIYNPQMSEGEAYDKGYRKDQLTGSYGDFKSNHVKSNGKRYPTDIIALEEKATDDYVYIKTAESEGEVYHPTQKPVELGRYLIKTFTKPGDIVLDNACGSGSFLLSAILENRNFIGIEKNEDVLLHKVKEVDYIKICTDRITATLKKKEVKKTTLRLFNEPILKYHTLNYEAKRKVLGGTCN from the coding sequence ATGTCAAAAAGCTTGAATAAATATCTCAACAAAGTTATACAAGGTGATTGCCTCGTGGAAATGAAAGGAATTCCAGACAAGAGTATCGATATGATTCTTTGTGATTTGCCATATGGCACAACCCAGAACAAATGGGATTCTGTAATTGATTTAGATAAGCTTTGGAAAGAATATTATAGGATTATAAAAGATAATGGGGCTATAGTACTGACTTCCCAAGGGATTTTTACGGCAAAACTAATTCTTAGCAATGAAAAGCATTTTAAGTACAAAATTGTATGGATAAAATCCAAAGCAACCAATTTCTTAAATGCCAAGAAGCAACCTTTGAGAAAACACGAAGACATTTGTATTTTCTATAAAAAACAACCCATCTATAACCCTCAAATGTCAGAAGGAGAAGCATATGACAAGGGTTACAGAAAAGACCAATTAACAGGTAGTTATGGTGATTTTAAATCTAATCACGTGAAAAGTAACGGAAAACGATATCCAACTGATATTATTGCCCTCGAGGAAAAAGCTACTGACGATTATGTTTATATAAAAACAGCAGAATCAGAAGGGGAAGTATATCACCCAACTCAAAAACCTGTTGAACTTGGGCGTTATCTAATCAAGACCTTTACAAAACCAGGAGATATAGTTTTGGATAATGCATGTGGTAGCGGTAGTTTTCTTCTTTCCGCTATTCTTGAGAATAGAAATTTTATAGGAATTGAAAAGAATGAGGATGTCTTACTTCATAAAGTTAAAGAAGTAGATTATATCAAAATATGTACAGATAGAATAACTGCAACACTTAAGAAAAAAGAAGTTAAAAAAACGACTTTACGCCTTTTCAATGAACCAATACTTAAATACCACACATTAAATTATGAAGCTAAACGAAAGGTCTTGGGCGGGACATGTAATTAG
- a CDS encoding N-6 DNA methylase has protein sequence MKLNERSWAGHVISWIKESINNGSTIFQEATNDEGIKVAHGKTRFPDVLVFIDKTAGIVFNGWELKFPDTSPDDEEMLINALEKAKFLKSDSFVTWNANQAIIWGIADHTYELEYLYEVKRYNPSKNITKRSDLDNRVSYLKHEAELKSTLNALLSDLASLYREGVIKEAINISSDIVLGIKNSADYLIPLFQEIIENKVNSDLAFQAEYAKWKILEKATLNILRTSSRRRENVVETQVLAKFFFYKVIGKILFYQTLSKNLPQYIPPLEINHATPLKEQLRALFEKVREIDFQAVFDTDFTDNLPFSNAVENILKNLIELLRSYDFRILPSEVIGTILENLVPQSERQKFGQYFTPIILTYLVSLSALRTREQIVYDPTSGTGSFLDTFYKIKFNLGETDHQTLLSQIWGNDISHFPAILSVINLYKQDVKNSNNFPRVTRQNYLDLRPESVLSFPDPQDGTTLIDEGMPYFDAIISNFPFIQQEDIQNDLLSAQFEDEFEITQPSLLKNNKFELNERSDYFVYCFYHSLKFLKDGGFLSAISSNAWLGKEYGIQFKSFLLDNFSIKYVVRSNAEHWFKDSKVSTIFTTIQKGSSDSPTKFITINSKLEGLTENMSIEEIIDYFRNFYSEIDNCDLEGNDSWLADSQFENAYHKTDGTATVSIITKQHLLNQIDSQENWNINFTAEDPLQQFQDTLIIPYPDLIDSGRGTKTCFDNFHILKQETINRYRIESDVLLPILKSNRDVASIKHNLTDDYKLFVCDKSEQEISDNFPGTHRWLRVGGQMTNQQGIPLPEKFVRIDGRELWYSLSPEEPANIFISINPNKRLFFGFSESFINLNQRFTAIRVPENDVKIFAALFNSILSLLVVELNGVSRSLGALDLNANFFKTKMKILNPSLIDNQSRMRIIEAFNPLSERNQLDYDQEFAQRDRKSFDEVIFREFGYDIGFIPKLYQLLCQTMEDRIEMKNR, from the coding sequence ATGAAGCTAAACGAAAGGTCTTGGGCGGGACATGTAATTAGTTGGATTAAAGAATCCATCAATAATGGTTCTACAATTTTTCAAGAAGCAACCAATGATGAAGGTATAAAAGTTGCACATGGAAAGACTAGATTTCCCGATGTTTTGGTTTTCATAGACAAAACAGCTGGTATTGTTTTTAACGGTTGGGAATTAAAATTTCCGGACACTTCACCAGATGATGAGGAAATGTTAATAAATGCTCTTGAAAAAGCAAAATTCTTAAAATCCGACTCATTCGTAACTTGGAATGCGAATCAGGCGATAATATGGGGAATAGCTGATCACACTTATGAATTAGAATATCTATATGAAGTCAAAAGATATAATCCTTCCAAAAATATCACAAAACGTTCTGATTTAGACAATAGAGTTTCCTATCTAAAACACGAGGCCGAACTAAAATCAACTTTAAATGCCTTATTGAGCGACTTAGCTAGTTTGTACAGAGAAGGAGTGATTAAAGAAGCAATCAATATTTCTTCTGATATTGTTTTAGGTATTAAAAATTCGGCAGATTACTTAATACCCTTATTTCAAGAAATCATTGAAAACAAAGTAAATTCGGATTTGGCTTTTCAAGCCGAATATGCAAAATGGAAAATATTAGAAAAAGCTACACTTAACATATTAAGAACTTCTTCAAGAAGGAGAGAAAACGTAGTAGAAACACAAGTTTTAGCAAAGTTCTTTTTTTACAAAGTAATAGGTAAAATACTTTTTTATCAGACACTCAGTAAAAACTTGCCACAATATATTCCACCGTTAGAAATTAATCATGCTACACCACTAAAGGAACAACTAAGAGCATTGTTTGAAAAGGTTCGAGAAATTGATTTTCAAGCAGTTTTCGATACAGATTTCACAGATAACTTGCCTTTCAGTAATGCAGTAGAGAATATCTTAAAAAACTTAATAGAATTACTAAGGTCATATGATTTTAGAATATTGCCTTCAGAAGTTATTGGTACTATATTAGAAAATTTAGTTCCCCAATCCGAACGCCAAAAATTTGGACAGTATTTCACGCCAATAATACTTACATATTTGGTTTCATTGTCAGCATTAAGAACCAGAGAACAAATTGTTTACGACCCGACTTCTGGAACTGGTTCTTTTCTAGATACTTTTTATAAAATAAAGTTTAATCTTGGAGAAACTGACCATCAAACTCTACTATCCCAAATCTGGGGTAATGACATTTCTCATTTCCCAGCAATACTTTCTGTTATCAATCTATATAAACAAGATGTTAAGAACTCAAACAATTTCCCTAGGGTAACAAGGCAAAATTATTTAGACCTCAGACCAGAAAGTGTCTTATCGTTTCCCGACCCTCAAGATGGAACTACCCTGATTGATGAAGGAATGCCCTATTTTGATGCCATAATTAGTAACTTTCCGTTTATTCAACAAGAGGATATTCAGAATGATTTGTTAAGTGCCCAATTTGAAGATGAATTTGAGATTACTCAACCCTCTCTTTTGAAAAACAACAAATTTGAACTAAATGAAAGGTCAGATTACTTTGTTTATTGTTTTTATCATTCTTTGAAGTTTTTAAAAGATGGAGGGTTTCTTTCGGCAATTAGTTCAAATGCTTGGCTTGGCAAAGAATATGGAATACAGTTCAAGAGTTTTCTGCTAGACAATTTCAGTATAAAATATGTTGTGAGAAGTAATGCGGAGCATTGGTTTAAAGATTCTAAGGTAAGCACAATATTTACTACTATTCAAAAAGGTTCATCTGATTCGCCAACCAAATTCATTACAATAAACTCTAAGTTAGAGGGATTGACCGAAAATATGAGCATTGAGGAAATAATCGATTATTTCAGGAATTTTTATTCGGAAATTGATAATTGTGATTTGGAAGGCAATGATAGTTGGTTAGCTGATTCACAGTTTGAAAATGCATATCACAAGACAGATGGAACTGCAACGGTTTCCATTATTACAAAACAACACTTGTTAAACCAAATTGATTCACAAGAAAATTGGAATATTAATTTTACTGCGGAAGACCCACTACAGCAATTTCAAGATACCTTAATAATTCCTTATCCTGACCTAATAGACAGTGGCAGGGGAACAAAGACCTGCTTTGATAACTTTCATATTTTAAAACAAGAAACAATAAATAGATATCGAATAGAAAGTGATGTATTGCTTCCAATCCTTAAATCAAATCGTGATGTAGCATCAATAAAACATAATTTGACAGATGACTATAAGCTTTTTGTTTGCGATAAATCAGAACAAGAAATCAGTGATAACTTTCCAGGAACTCACAGGTGGCTAAGAGTAGGAGGTCAAATGACAAACCAACAAGGTATTCCCCTTCCTGAAAAATTTGTTAGGATTGATGGACGGGAGCTTTGGTATTCGTTATCACCTGAAGAGCCAGCAAATATTTTTATTTCAATCAACCCAAACAAGAGATTATTCTTTGGGTTTTCAGAAAGCTTTATTAATTTAAACCAACGATTTACAGCTATTCGAGTTCCTGAAAATGATGTGAAGATTTTTGCTGCATTGTTCAATTCAATTCTAAGTCTTTTAGTTGTAGAACTTAATGGAGTATCTCGCAGTCTTGGAGCATTGGATTTAAATGCAAATTTTTTTAAAACAAAAATGAAAATACTAAATCCTAGTCTCATAGACAATCAATCAAGGATGAGAATAATTGAGGCATTTAATCCACTTTCAGAAAGAAATCAACTAGATTATGACCAAGAATTTGCCCAGCGTGATAGAAAGAGTTTTGATGAAGTAATATTTAGGGAATTCGGATACGACATAGGGTTTATTCCCAAACTTTATCAATTGCTTTGCCAAACTATGGAGGACAGGATAGAAATGAAAAATAGATAA
- a CDS encoding helix-turn-helix domain-containing protein, translated as MKQRFGEYIRELRTKKGMTLTQLGAKLELDSANLSKIENGKREFDEKRLDLLATVFNLSLDELKTEFFSDLFAKKLYENSCSTKALHVAEKKVKYLRQMNVKQESLKL; from the coding sequence ATGAAACAAAGATTTGGGGAATATATTCGTGAATTGCGCACAAAAAAAGGAATGACACTGACTCAACTGGGTGCCAAACTTGAACTAGACTCTGCCAATCTAAGCAAAATTGAAAATGGAAAAAGAGAGTTTGATGAGAAGAGGTTAGATCTTCTAGCAACTGTTTTCAATTTAAGTTTAGATGAACTCAAAACAGAATTTTTTAGTGACCTGTTTGCTAAGAAGCTTTATGAAAATAGTTGCTCTACGAAAGCTTTACATGTTGCAGAAAAAAAAGTAAAGTATCTGAGACAGATGAACGTTAAACAGGAAAGTCTAAAACTTTAA
- a CDS encoding Ig-like domain-containing protein, with protein MLTRKTAIGLLLFVLFTAPVVLAQNVAPVAVDDSYSVGFDFSLTRDGANGLLSNDSDANGNSTLSVQTTPETNPSNGAVVLNTDGSFTYTPNNGFVGTDSFSYRVCDDGTPSTVVSRFDFNTSTITDATIGPNATSVNANAAQTGCGIHFPSGSGGSTGFDIVVPNSSGIFDFSSFEISFEYQDQESTADIVTAGDFRIYHIGGNTLGVQITVINGTTGLQQSFTQSLGNFVSGNNLYSIAYNETTGSITYTANGTTNTFAVAPPNSPLDGTSATDVTIGQFMDGSGSSLPSLCSMEFVDSSVLCDMGTVTIDVTASIITNRRITYRVDPN; from the coding sequence ATGCTAACGCGTAAAACCGCCATAGGACTACTGCTATTCGTTCTTTTTACCGCACCTGTGGTACTGGCACAGAATGTAGCCCCAGTGGCTGTAGATGATAGCTATTCCGTAGGATTTGATTTTAGCCTGACCCGAGATGGTGCAAACGGACTTTTGTCCAATGATAGCGACGCTAATGGAAACTCCACTCTAAGTGTACAAACCACTCCAGAGACCAATCCAAGTAATGGTGCTGTGGTCCTGAATACCGATGGTAGTTTTACGTATACCCCCAACAATGGATTTGTTGGCACGGACAGTTTTTCCTATCGGGTCTGTGATGATGGCACGCCTTCTACAGTAGTCTCCCGCTTCGATTTTAATACATCCACCATAACCGATGCCACCATTGGCCCCAATGCCACTTCCGTAAATGCGAATGCCGCGCAAACCGGATGCGGAATCCATTTTCCCAGTGGATCGGGGGGATCCACAGGTTTCGATATTGTGGTACCCAATTCAAGCGGAATTTTCGATTTTAGCAGTTTTGAAATCTCCTTTGAATACCAAGATCAGGAAAGTACCGCCGATATCGTCACCGCTGGAGATTTTAGGATTTACCATATTGGGGGAAATACCCTTGGGGTTCAGATTACCGTAATCAATGGGACAACGGGACTGCAACAGAGTTTTACCCAAAGCCTGGGCAATTTTGTAAGTGGAAACAATCTTTATTCCATAGCGTATAACGAAACCACGGGTAGCATCACCTATACGGCCAATGGAACGACCAATACCTTTGCGGTCGCCCCGCCCAACTCGCCCTTGGATGGTACTTCGGCAACGGATGTCACCATTGGACAGTTTATGGATGGAAGCGGTTCTTCGCTGCCTTCCCTCTGTAGTATGGAATTTGTGGATTCCAGTGTACTTTGTGATATGGGTACCGTAACTATTGATGTAACGGCTTCCATCATTACGAATAGGCGAATAACCTACCGTGTTGACCCCAATTAG
- a CDS encoding RidA family protein, with product MKLFSIAIVLLTFIISCQPKTPEPAPQQTGFSKTYIDPAQGYSQAVAVEANGVKTIYISGQVGSGESFEAQFRDALSKLFRTLENSEATFDDVVKYNTYIVDYQPAYLDTFRTVRKELLGDKDMPASTLVGVQALGLPEWGVEIEAVAVVGSD from the coding sequence GTGAAACTATTTTCGATTGCTATTGTATTGCTAACTTTTATAATTTCCTGCCAACCCAAAACGCCTGAACCCGCTCCCCAGCAAACGGGATTCTCCAAAACCTATATCGACCCTGCCCAAGGCTATTCCCAAGCCGTAGCCGTAGAAGCCAATGGCGTCAAAACCATTTATATCTCCGGACAAGTCGGTAGTGGGGAGAGCTTTGAAGCGCAATTCCGGGATGCGTTAAGCAAACTCTTTAGAACACTTGAAAACTCAGAGGCCACCTTTGATGATGTGGTCAAATACAACACCTATATTGTGGATTACCAGCCTGCCTATTTGGATACCTTTCGAACCGTTAGAAAAGAACTCCTTGGGGATAAAGATATGCCCGCCAGCACCTTGGTAGGCGTACAGGCCTTGGGCCTTCCGGAATGGGGTGTGGAGATTGAGGCGGTAGCGGTTGTTGGAAGCGACTAA